A single Streptococcus thermophilus DNA region contains:
- a CDS encoding ArsR/SmtB family transcription factor, which translates to MTVTIYFTESLLDNLSEINKNCFSIYSPLNEVLGSLHVLLNPDGHGLMTTWASETKQVMDEQILQELNYFSPFYKSKIPNFFIEEIIYEESSIEKQISLLGTNLLGKDKGLLINELKDFKDSKLMEDLIENADLVFLNFFSFLKMYYKYYFKDFVQKTDVFNVLNHYAMKQRKCISKQGFLRFIQSIDSNQIYWVKNAIKIQTKMNKKYYLGKGEKIIFLPSSVTWPHVRVNKMNEKIILTYNVNSRNIGNLARQEMSEIFKALSDPTRIDILYYLHEGKKTTKSLAQILVTSESTVSHHLNILKKAGIVNNIRNGKRVFYYNTDKVKELIPNFFLDIT; encoded by the coding sequence ATGACAGTAACTATTTACTTTACGGAATCTCTTCTAGATAATCTATCAGAAATTAATAAGAATTGTTTTAGCATATACTCTCCGCTAAATGAAGTTTTGGGGAGCCTACATGTATTGCTAAATCCAGATGGCCATGGACTAATGACTACATGGGCAAGCGAGACAAAACAAGTAATGGATGAGCAAATATTACAAGAATTGAACTACTTTTCTCCTTTTTATAAAAGTAAAATTCCCAATTTCTTTATCGAAGAAATTATTTATGAGGAATCTAGTATAGAGAAACAAATATCTTTACTTGGAACCAATCTTTTAGGGAAAGATAAGGGTTTGTTAATCAATGAACTAAAAGATTTTAAGGATTCAAAGCTAATGGAAGATCTAATAGAAAATGCGGATCTGGTATTCCTAAACTTTTTTTCATTTCTAAAAATGTACTACAAATATTATTTCAAAGACTTCGTTCAAAAAACGGATGTATTCAATGTGCTTAATCACTATGCGATGAAACAAAGAAAATGTATATCCAAACAAGGTTTTTTGAGGTTCATACAATCTATTGATTCTAACCAGATATATTGGGTAAAAAATGCCATTAAGATACAGACTAAAATGAACAAAAAATATTATCTAGGTAAAGGTGAAAAAATAATTTTTTTGCCTAGTTCTGTGACTTGGCCACATGTTAGAGTTAATAAAATGAATGAAAAAATAATTTTAACTTACAATGTTAACTCTCGTAATATTGGTAATTTGGCCAGACAAGAAATGTCTGAAATATTTAAGGCATTGTCAGATCCTACAAGAATTGATATTTTATATTATCTACATGAAGGAAAAAAAACAACTAAAAGTTTAGCACAAATTTTGGTTACAAGTGAATCAACGGTGTCACATCATTTAAATATCTTAAAAAAGGCCGGGATTGTAAACAATATCAGAAATGGTAAAAGAGTATTCTACTATAATACAGATAAAGTCAAGGAATTGATACCCAATTTCTTTCTTGATATTACCTAA
- a CDS encoding CPBP family intramembrane glutamic endopeptidase, which produces MAPYSIVTALVSTSLFFLFHMPTNLAPLFLYIEMGLALSMVYQKRENLSATISLHILWNIFTLGATILVMTNPM; this is translated from the coding sequence TTGGCTCCTTATTCGATAGTTACTGCTTTAGTGAGTACCAGTCTCTTTTTCCTATTCCATATGCCCACCAACCTTGCTCCCCTCTTCCTCTATATTGAAATGGGATTGGCTCTCTCTATGGTCTACCAAAAAAGAGAAAATCTATCAGCAACTATCTCGCTTCATATCCTATGGAATATTTTCACCTTAGGTGCTACCATTCTAGTAATGACTAATCCCATGTAA
- a CDS encoding DMT family transporter — MKNRFFKGILSCLIAGSVFGAQWPIAGSALQIVDPYWFTLIRYLIVASILAIILFYKEGKEGFKLNRKEFPKILFLGTMAFCAYNFLVFAGQKIAGIQGTILASLLMALIPMVSILVLWITKKEFPGWRTLFLVSISLVGVILVVTKGNLSIFKNQSTLLQPVFLISLSVIAWVLYTIGGAEFKNWSSLKYTTLSCLLGNISSICAILLLQHLNISHIPSLSNLLTIKWQLLYMSVFSGVIGVLLWNIGNKLLTPQNGSLFMNLVPIITFLIEIMFGYKLTNVELIGVTMTILAIVLNNLFQRKRIT; from the coding sequence TTGAAAAATAGATTTTTTAAAGGAATACTTAGTTGTTTGATTGCAGGGAGTGTTTTTGGTGCTCAATGGCCCATTGCAGGAAGTGCACTACAAATCGTGGACCCCTATTGGTTTACATTAATAAGATATCTTATAGTAGCCTCTATATTAGCAATTATATTATTTTATAAAGAAGGTAAGGAGGGATTTAAACTTAATAGAAAGGAATTTCCCAAAATACTGTTTTTGGGAACAATGGCCTTCTGTGCTTATAATTTTTTGGTTTTTGCAGGTCAGAAAATAGCTGGAATTCAGGGTACAATTTTAGCATCCTTATTGATGGCACTAATTCCAATGGTTTCAATCTTAGTATTATGGATTACAAAGAAAGAATTTCCTGGTTGGAGAACTCTTTTTCTTGTTTCCATTTCTTTAGTAGGAGTAATTCTAGTAGTTACTAAAGGTAATCTATCCATCTTTAAAAATCAAAGTACATTATTACAACCAGTCTTTTTAATATCCCTTAGCGTAATCGCGTGGGTACTATATACAATAGGTGGTGCTGAGTTTAAAAATTGGTCTTCATTAAAATACACAACGCTTAGTTGTTTACTAGGAAATATTAGTTCTATTTGTGCTATACTGTTACTACAACATTTGAATATTTCACACATCCCTTCCCTTTCAAATTTATTAACCATTAAGTGGCAATTGTTATATATGAGTGTTTTCTCAGGAGTAATTGGAGTACTTTTGTGGAATATTGGGAATAAACTGTTGACTCCTCAAAATGGCTCTCTATTCATGAATCTTGTACCAATCATAACCTTCTTGATTGAAATAATGTTTGGATACAAGCTCACCAACGTAGAACTCATTGGAGTTACTATGACAATACTAGCCATCGTGTTAAATAATCTTTTCCAAAGAAAGCGAATTACGTGA